Proteins from a single region of Amycolatopsis sp. CA-230715:
- a CDS encoding HNH endonuclease signature motif containing protein, translating into MSESSSLVPQRELWQLAAREKAALLREELMSLWQQESRFCHVIAELDNGGTRELGYPSTAALVAEVARTSSAAVRKLVARALAINPSRGIDGTEIPAAAPLTREAIAEGAISPLHVDGIVSALQAIPDTVPVEEREKTEKTLVDLARNATTAEVAAAGRRLRDTLDPDGAEPRDIPEPKRAFRYRQGKDGSVKFEGYLDPVSGAKTLALLEPLAKPHKEDNPLVRGRAERYGDAFMEMVNLAASHPDAPNHSSTRGDIVVTIPLELLQKGLGHACLDLVTGITASEARILACDCKVIPAVLGTDGQPLEYGRAKRIVTEGLRLMLAIRDGGCAFPGCNRKPRHCDAHHVREWWNGGTTDLGNLVLLCGHHHRLLHNSDWKVRMINGMPEFTPPEHVDPWRRPRSNTIHTAQPRAA; encoded by the coding sequence CGGTTCTGCCACGTGATCGCGGAACTCGACAATGGCGGCACACGTGAACTCGGATACCCCTCCACCGCCGCGTTGGTGGCGGAGGTAGCGCGGACTTCCTCCGCTGCGGTGCGAAAACTGGTGGCGCGGGCGCTCGCGATCAACCCCAGCCGGGGTATCGATGGCACGGAAATTCCCGCTGCGGCGCCGCTGACCAGAGAAGCCATCGCCGAGGGAGCGATTTCGCCACTGCATGTGGATGGGATCGTGTCGGCACTGCAGGCCATCCCGGACACCGTGCCGGTCGAAGAGCGCGAGAAGACTGAGAAGACTCTGGTCGATCTCGCTCGAAACGCGACCACGGCGGAGGTTGCCGCGGCCGGTCGGCGGTTGCGTGACACCCTTGACCCCGACGGCGCGGAACCCCGCGACATCCCCGAACCCAAGCGTGCTTTCCGGTACCGCCAAGGCAAAGACGGCTCAGTCAAGTTCGAGGGCTATCTCGACCCGGTGTCCGGCGCGAAGACCCTCGCACTGCTTGAGCCGCTGGCCAAGCCCCACAAGGAAGACAACCCGCTGGTGCGCGGTAGAGCCGAGCGCTACGGGGATGCGTTCATGGAGATGGTCAACCTGGCCGCGAGCCATCCGGATGCGCCGAACCACAGCAGCACCCGAGGCGACATCGTCGTCACCATCCCCTTGGAACTGCTCCAAAAGGGACTCGGGCACGCCTGCCTCGACCTGGTCACCGGCATCACCGCGAGCGAAGCCCGCATCCTGGCGTGTGACTGCAAAGTCATCCCCGCCGTACTCGGCACCGACGGACAACCACTGGAATACGGCCGCGCCAAACGAATCGTGACCGAAGGCCTCCGCCTCATGCTCGCCATCCGCGACGGCGGTTGCGCTTTTCCGGGCTGCAACCGAAAGCCCCGACACTGCGACGCACACCACGTCCGAGAATGGTGGAACGGCGGCACCACCGACCTCGGCAACCTCGTCCTCCTCTGCGGACACCACCACCGGCTGTTGCACAACAGCGACTGGAAAGTCCGCATGATCAACGGGATGCCCGAATTCACCCCACCCGAACACGTGGACCCCTGGCGAAGACCAAGATCCAACACCATCCACACCGCACAACCCCGCGCCGCCTGA
- a CDS encoding DUF397 domain-containing protein gives MIEESAARWRKSSYSGTGGGSTNDCVEVAIAMHEVGVRDTKDRVGGQLTVTASAWSAFVRATMR, from the coding sequence ATGATCGAGGAGTCCGCCGCGAGGTGGCGGAAGAGTAGTTACAGCGGCACGGGCGGCGGAAGCACGAACGACTGCGTAGAAGTCGCCATCGCCATGCATGAAGTTGGCGTGCGAGACACCAAGGACAGGGTCGGCGGGCAGCTCACTGTGACCGCGTCCGCCTGGTCGGCGTTCGTGCGGGCCACGATGCGCTGA
- a CDS encoding ABC transporter ATP-binding protein: MAEIVLDKVSKKYPDGALAVSEVNLEIADGEFIILVGPSGCGKSTTLNMVAGLEDISSGELRIDGKRVNEKAPKDRDIAMVFQSYALYPHMSVRENMAFPLRLAKVADATVKSKVEEAAQILDLTQHLDRKPANLSGGQRQRVAMGRAIVRSPKAFLMDEPLSNLDAKLRGQMRTSVSKIQKQLGTTTLYVTHDQTEAMTLGDRVVVLRAGYVQQIGSPQFLYEQPANLFVAGFIGSPSMNFIPATLEDGQLRSALGSTTLPDRLRRLVESANAPRDVIAGIRPEHFEDAALVDAAQKGAGATFTARVDVLESMGSEKFAHFSLEGEAATSSELAELAADSGSSDVPGDESQIVARLSAESSTAENHDVELWYDADKIKLFDPSSGKNLTYSE, from the coding sequence ATGGCTGAAATTGTGCTCGACAAGGTGAGCAAGAAGTACCCGGACGGCGCGCTCGCGGTGTCCGAGGTCAACCTCGAGATCGCGGACGGCGAGTTCATCATCCTGGTCGGCCCGTCCGGCTGCGGGAAGTCCACGACGCTGAACATGGTCGCGGGGCTGGAGGACATCTCCTCCGGTGAGCTGCGCATCGATGGCAAGCGGGTGAACGAAAAAGCGCCGAAGGACAGGGACATCGCGATGGTGTTCCAGTCCTACGCGCTCTACCCGCACATGAGCGTGCGCGAGAACATGGCGTTCCCGCTCCGGCTGGCCAAGGTCGCCGACGCCACGGTGAAGTCCAAAGTGGAGGAAGCGGCGCAGATCCTCGACCTGACGCAGCACCTCGACCGCAAACCCGCCAACCTCTCCGGCGGCCAGCGGCAGCGGGTCGCGATGGGACGCGCGATCGTGCGCAGCCCCAAGGCGTTCCTGATGGACGAGCCACTGTCCAATCTGGACGCCAAGCTGCGCGGGCAGATGCGGACCTCGGTGTCGAAGATCCAGAAACAGCTCGGCACCACCACGCTGTACGTCACGCACGACCAAACCGAGGCGATGACGCTCGGCGACCGGGTCGTGGTGCTGCGGGCGGGGTACGTGCAGCAGATCGGTTCGCCGCAGTTCCTGTACGAACAGCCCGCGAACCTGTTCGTCGCCGGGTTCATCGGCTCGCCGTCGATGAACTTCATCCCGGCGACGCTGGAAGACGGCCAGCTGCGCAGCGCGCTCGGCTCCACGACACTGCCCGATCGCCTGCGCAGGCTGGTGGAGTCCGCGAACGCGCCGAGGGACGTCATCGCGGGCATCCGGCCGGAGCACTTCGAGGACGCCGCACTGGTCGACGCCGCGCAGAAGGGCGCGGGCGCCACGTTCACCGCCCGCGTGGACGTCCTGGAGTCGATGGGCTCGGAGAAGTTCGCCCACTTCAGCCTCGAAGGGGAGGCGGCGACCTCCTCGGAACTGGCCGAGCTGGCCGCGGATAGCGGATCCTCGGACGTCCCCGGCGACGAGTCGCAGATCGTGGCGCGGCTGTCCGCGGAATCGTCCACGGCGGAGAACCACGACGTCGAACTCTGGTACGACGCCGACAAGATCAAGCTGTTCGACCCCTCGTCGGGAAAGAACCTGACCTACTCGGAATAG
- a CDS encoding carbohydrate ABC transporter permease, whose product MVMGGAITTGRKVKWTLIDILVVVYALVPVLWIVSLSFKTKETLKDGNFIPKSWTFQNYVDIFATDEFIRALVNSISIALIATVIAVVLGTMAAYAIARLDFPGKQVLVGLSLLIAMFPQVSLVTPLFNIERTLGLFDTWPGLILPYITFALPLAIYTLSAFFREIPWELEKAAKMDGATPAQAFRKVIAPLAAPGVFTTAILVFIFCWNDFLFAISLTSTSASRTVPAALSFFTGSSQFEDPTGTISAAAVVITIPIVLFVLFFQRRIVAGLTSGAVKG is encoded by the coding sequence ATGGTGATGGGTGGAGCGATCACGACCGGTCGCAAGGTCAAGTGGACGCTGATCGACATCCTCGTGGTGGTGTACGCGCTCGTCCCGGTGCTGTGGATCGTGTCGCTGTCGTTCAAAACGAAGGAAACGCTGAAGGACGGGAACTTCATCCCGAAGTCGTGGACCTTCCAGAACTACGTCGACATCTTCGCCACCGACGAGTTCATCCGCGCGCTGGTGAACTCGATCAGCATCGCGCTGATCGCCACCGTGATCGCGGTGGTGCTCGGCACGATGGCCGCGTACGCGATCGCCAGGCTCGACTTCCCCGGCAAGCAGGTGCTCGTCGGGCTGTCGCTGCTGATCGCGATGTTCCCGCAGGTCTCGCTGGTCACGCCGTTGTTCAACATCGAGCGCACGCTCGGGTTGTTCGACACCTGGCCCGGCCTGATCCTGCCGTACATCACGTTCGCGCTGCCGCTGGCGATCTACACGCTGTCCGCGTTCTTCCGGGAAATCCCGTGGGAGCTGGAAAAGGCGGCCAAGATGGACGGCGCCACGCCGGCGCAGGCGTTCCGCAAGGTGATCGCGCCGCTGGCCGCGCCTGGCGTGTTCACCACGGCGATCCTGGTGTTCATCTTCTGCTGGAACGACTTCCTGTTCGCGATCTCGCTGACCTCGACGAGCGCGTCGAGGACGGTGCCCGCGGCGCTGTCGTTCTTCACCGGGTCCTCGCAGTTCGAGGATCCGACGGGCACGATCTCCGCGGCCGCCGTGGTGATCACGATCCCGATCGTCCTGTTCGTGTTGTTCTTCCAGCGCCGCATCGTCGCGGGGCTGACCTCCGGTGCGGTGAAGGGCTGA
- a CDS encoding carbohydrate ABC transporter permease, which yields MGSTVLQQQGGHHRKAKPALSEGKKAERKLGLLLCAPAAIVMLAVTGWPIIYSVWLSLQRYDLRFPAQREFIGFDNYAAVLSNGYWWTAFGTTMGLTVVSVAIEFVLGMALALIMHRTIVGRGLVRTVALIPYGIVTVVAAFSWYYAWTPKTGYLANLLAPDSALLTEKLPSLLLIVVAEVWKTTPFMALLLMAGLALVPDDLLKAASMDGANAWQRFTKVMVPVMKPAILVALLFRTLDAFRIFDNIFVLTKGAQDTSSVSMQTYNNLVKGLNLGIGSTMAVLIFLTVAIIAFIFIKLFGTAAPGSDDGGKR from the coding sequence GTGGGCTCGACGGTGCTCCAGCAGCAGGGCGGGCACCACCGCAAGGCGAAACCCGCGCTCAGCGAAGGGAAGAAGGCCGAACGCAAACTCGGACTCCTGCTGTGCGCGCCCGCCGCGATCGTGATGCTCGCGGTCACCGGCTGGCCGATCATCTACTCGGTGTGGCTGTCGTTGCAGCGCTACGACCTGCGCTTCCCGGCGCAGCGGGAGTTCATCGGCTTCGACAACTACGCCGCGGTGCTGTCCAACGGCTACTGGTGGACCGCGTTCGGCACCACGATGGGGCTGACCGTGGTGTCGGTGGCCATCGAATTCGTGCTCGGCATGGCGCTCGCGCTGATCATGCACCGCACCATCGTCGGCAGGGGACTGGTGCGCACGGTCGCGCTGATCCCGTACGGCATCGTCACCGTGGTCGCCGCGTTCTCGTGGTACTACGCGTGGACACCGAAGACCGGGTACCTCGCGAACCTGCTGGCCCCGGATTCGGCTCTGCTGACCGAAAAGCTCCCGTCGCTGCTGCTGATCGTGGTCGCCGAGGTGTGGAAGACCACGCCGTTCATGGCGCTGCTGCTGATGGCGGGCCTCGCGCTGGTGCCGGACGACCTGCTGAAGGCGGCGTCGATGGACGGGGCGAACGCGTGGCAGCGGTTCACCAAGGTCATGGTGCCGGTGATGAAACCGGCGATCCTGGTGGCGCTGCTGTTCCGCACGCTCGACGCGTTCCGCATCTTCGACAACATCTTCGTGCTCACCAAGGGCGCGCAGGATACGTCGTCGGTGTCGATGCAGACCTACAACAACCTGGTCAAGGGGTTGAACCTCGGGATCGGGTCGACGATGGCGGTGCTGATCTTCCTCACGGTCGCGATCATCGCCTTCATCTTCATCAAGCTGTTCGGGACCGCCGCGCCCGGCAGTGACGACGGGGGGAAGCGCTGA